Part of the Methanobacterium aggregans genome, AAATGAATTTTTTTTAAATGAATTTGCTAATGTATTGATTGATATGTACCGATCTTATGTATTTTTAATTTTAATATCTAATTTTTAACAGTATTATCTTTTAACAGCATTGATTTAAATGAAAATCAATATCAATTTGATAATATAGTTTGAGGATGTACCTTCTGAGATGTACTTTCAAGATTACTTTGATGTTGATTCTTAATTATAATTTGTTGTATTGTACTGTTGATGTACTTACTACTAAAATTTATACCCCCTTCATTCAGGGTTATAGAAATTCTTGCTTCACAGAATATAATTATTAATTTTGGTTCAATTGTTATTTAGGTTTCATTGATTCTCTTTAATAGACAAGGACTTAAATTGTTACCTACAAAAACTTTATCTGTAATAGATGCTAAAGATCGTATTGGCATGAAAATACTTGTTAATAGTAGACAACTAGTCTTTATTGCTTCTTTTATGAGATGTGCTGTACCAATAGTATATATAACATGCCTATATTAATCTTAATAATAAATCAAGGGGAAGGTGTCTGGTAAATATGTACAAGGATGAGCTCATACAACTGCATCAGTTTCTGGTATACGTTTTAAAATATCTTGATGATGAATATGAAGTGAAAGACGAGTGCAAAGAGTACCTGTGTCTTCATATAAGCCCCCATCACATTCACAGAACTAAAGCCGAACATAAACACGCTATTTTTGTATTATCCAATGCAATTTCTGAAATAATTGCAAACAACAACGGCGGAAGCTCTTCGAACATTTCGAATGGTCTTGCAGAACTTGTGAAACGATCAAAAAAAGAATTGATCAAATTCCAGGATGAAAACTCTCTAAAATACCAGAAACAGAAAATAAAACTGTAGATAATTTGCTTAAAAAAGTAGAAACATCTAAAATAGAAACATCTAAAAAATTCAGGCAAC contains:
- a CDS encoding UPF0058 family protein; the encoded protein is MYKDELIQLHQFLVYVLKYLDDEYEVKDECKEYLCLHISPHHIHRTKAEHKHAIFVLSNAISEIIANNNGGSSSNISNGLAELVKRSKKELIKFQDENSLKYQKQKIKL